Proteins encoded together in one Acidimicrobiales bacterium window:
- a CDS encoding DNA-formamidopyrimidine glycosylase family protein, with the protein MPELPEVEAYRVLALAALERRVATVRTPDAWFLKGGIDAAAVDGALVGRCFTAARRRGKLLLLDTSDGGPVLGLRFGMTGRLVVDGRAGVDRLLYSSDQGLSAWDRFAVQFDDGGDLRVHDPRRLGGVFLDPEEGRLGVDVLTVTPAALRRALERSTAPLKARLLDQAHLAGVGNLLADEALWRAGLDPRRPAGSLTAAELRRLHRHLRAAVADLIARGGSHSGDLMPHRVAGGACPRDGTPLSRATVGGRTTWWCPEHQR; encoded by the coding sequence GTGCCGGAGCTTCCCGAGGTCGAGGCGTACAGGGTGCTGGCCCTCGCCGCCCTCGAACGTCGAGTCGCCACGGTGCGGACTCCCGACGCCTGGTTCCTCAAGGGCGGCATCGACGCCGCCGCCGTCGACGGTGCGCTTGTCGGGCGCTGCTTCACGGCGGCCCGCCGGCGGGGCAAGCTGCTTCTGCTCGACACGTCGGACGGCGGCCCGGTGCTGGGTCTGCGCTTCGGGATGACGGGGAGGCTGGTCGTCGACGGGCGGGCCGGCGTCGACCGCCTCCTGTACTCCAGCGACCAGGGCCTGTCGGCGTGGGACCGGTTCGCCGTGCAGTTCGACGACGGCGGGGACCTGCGGGTGCACGACCCCCGCCGTCTGGGAGGCGTGTTCCTCGACCCCGAAGAGGGGCGGCTCGGAGTCGACGTGCTCACCGTCACACCGGCCGCGCTGCGCCGCGCGCTCGAGCGCAGCACCGCACCCCTCAAGGCGCGGCTTCTGGACCAGGCCCACCTGGCCGGCGTGGGGAACCTGCTCGCCGACGAGGCGCTGTGGCGGGCCGGCCTCGACCCCCGACGGCCGGCCGGTTCGCTCACGGCCGCCGAGCTGCGCCGCCTCCACCGGCACCTGCGGGCGGCGGTCGCCGACCTCATCGCCAGGGGCGGCTCACACTCGGGCGACCTGATGCCCCATCGGGTCGCCGGAGGCGCATGCCCGAGGGACGGTACGCCGCTTTCGAGGGCGACGGTCGGCGGCCGCACGACGTGGTGGTG